The nucleotide sequence TTTAAGTCgtccaataatttcaaattgctccagaatAAGGCATGTCGATTTCAAGTGACGAATTGGAAAAGGATGTTTTCAagttaaaaaatcataattaaaaaaaaaatccaaaatcaccaatttttgcaacaaattactcaaaacttccTCATCTGTACTTTGAATTTGACCGCTCGATGGATTTCCATAATTTTCTAGCCAATGTAGAGCATTCAGAGATTCTTCAGAGGAAGTGTCAAGATGGAGGCCTCCAAAACTGAAggaaaaacaggaaaaaatcattcatgcACCAAATTGACACCACtgacttttttgttttgatcaTGAAACacgattttggcaatttcgacaaaaaagaagactttttgacaatttttgaaaaagggggACTTTCTGACAATTCTGACTAAAAACAGGgccttttttgtctttttttgatgaaaataaacagaaaacTTCGAAGctgttttgatttgaaaaaattaatgttttttttttaatgccaattttggaacaaaaataggacttttttgacagaaagccaaaatttaatgctttttggatgttttaGCAAAAAGACAGCAATTTCATcttaacaattttagcaaaacaggacattaaaaattttgataaaaaaccagaatttttgacaattttgacagagaGGATGAGGACTTTTACAGTTTATAGCAAAAAACGGCCCTTTCCGACtacattgacaaaaaaatgacctttctcggcaattttggcaaaaagcagttCTTTTTGGCggtaaaaaacgaaatttttgaaaatttggcaaaaaatatgacttgagaaaattataatagaaaaaggaaattttcaagaattttctcctcttctattaaattttttttggcaatttttccaaaaaaaagacttATTGactgttttggtaaaaaaacatgacttttttgacaatcttatTAAAAATGGCTTCCTGAggtgttttgacaaaaaaaaaaaggaacttcatttggcaaaaatcagcGCTTCTTGACAATTCAGGTAAAAATTGgggtttttgataaaaatgggactttttgacaatcatGCCAAAAAAacagataattttttggcaattctggcGAAaaccagtaggtacctactttttgacaaATAGGTATTTagctaatttgaaaaaactcgaaatttcaacaaaaaagtgttttttttgacaattttgacagaaataaaGACTTTTGaccatttctgcaaaaatgtgactttctgacttttttgaaggaccttttttttttgacaattttggcaataaatatTTACCTCGTACATTTTGTggccaatttccaaaaaaagtgaaccttttaatttttttgcaaaagttagGATTTGATTCCTACTTatcaaacatttttacaaaaaatgggactttttgatcattttgggtaaaaatgaggacttttgacgatttttccaaaaaaggacTTATATTGGCTATTTTGGTAAACAAAAAACATCGACTTTTTTTGACATCTTATCAAGAAATGACTTCCtgatgttttttgataaaaaataagaCATTTATTTGTCAAAGAACaatactttttagcaatttaggcaaaaaccaaaaataagtCTTTCTGACTGTTTTGatttaatgaaagaaaaaaaaacagcctcttttgacagttttgggaataaataggtattacatacactttttgactaatttccaaaaaaagtgaacctcttaaattttttgcaaaagttagGATCtgattatacttacctacttatcaaaaatttcaacaaaaaaaggggactttttgactatttcggGCAGAACtgaggatttttgacaattttgccaaaaaaaatgacttttattggctgttttggtaaaaatcaagactttttgacaatattacCAAAAAAGAGCTTCctaacgttttttaaaataaaaattatgtttttatttggcaaaaatcagtatttttttagcaattcaggcaaaaacaggaatttttgataaaaatgggactttttgacaatcatgttaaaaaaaaaccagaacttttttttgacaattctagcGAAAaacagtaagtacctattttttgacaattaataTTCAGCAATGTTGAGacattgaaaaactgaaaatttctacaaaaaaagtgttttttttgtgacaattttgggagaaagagaaataaaaacttttgacagttttagACAAAATGGGACTTTCTgactgttttgatttttttttaaatctagactttttttacaattttggcaataaatacTTACCACAGACTTCttgtcaatttccaaaataagagaacttcttaaattttttgcaaaagttgggACTTATGTTATTTATgattaagtattaaaaattttaacaaaaaatggtactttttgacaattctgacatAAATGAGAACTTTTGACAACTGTGCACAAATTAGGAGTTTTTTGACAACCATGCAAAAGAAGAGGCCTTTCTATACATTTTAACTATAAAGTATTTTAgctaaaatggaactttttgaaaatcccgaTAAAAAAACGCTGCCAACTTTTTTCCCgcaattttagaagaaaaacataaattgttgatcatttttacaaaacattgGACTGAAGGCAAAAACAGCATATTTTTCTGCTGGGTACTTTGGCAAGGAAACagaccttttttgacaattttgaaaaaatgagtaaaacaAACGTAAGAATACGGAATTCCCAATTTTTCGCTCACCCATCCATATCGCACTAAAGAGTACATTTCTCGCTGACTCTTGTTACATATTTGTTGTCCTTGCTCATGAGTTGTTCACAGACCGGTATTTATTCAATTCCCCGAAGAgccagttttttaaatttttttttttgttattgttacatttttatttttatttagctGAGTCGAATGCCAGAATGCATGACTGTaccatactcgtacataaagtCGTATACTTAAAACCGGAAACCAATTCGAATAAGTAAAAATACGAATATAAAAGCGAGTGCGACGCGTTGTTTTGTAATCAAGAGTGGGTGAGAGGAGGGGACAGCCGGACAGGGGACAcgctctcaaaatttcatatcagGTACAGAAATACAAACATGCGAGatcttaggtaggtagtttgaaaattttcaaaaatggtagatttaaaaatctgctagagcctccaaaactgctcaaaacagttcgaaaccattcccaatcgatttgacaagtCAAAAGAAGGCTTTATCccacatttcagctttttaggtcaatttgataaagtttttttttgtctcggtccaaatttgattttcaaaattcgccaagaatCCAAAAAGGGCACCTTACCTCCCGAAAATTTATATTATCGTCATCTAATCGTCATCctattttatgccaatttttcaagataCATTTGCAAATCGACTCATCCACAAACAACGATGGCAACGGGGGTAATCGTCACAGCGACGGCGACCTTACCGGCTACGCCCACAACGACGCCTTCAACACCAACTCAAACGCAACCATCGCCacgaattttccgaaaaaattgagcttggaagaaaaaaaatatttgttagcGGTACGAAATGGGAATTTGGCCTACGTGAAAAGGTAAGCTGGTCATGTATCTCGATACCGTTGTCTTTGTCtttgttatatttttcaaattagttgGCCTACTTTTCACTTGCTGCAGAGTGATCGAAGATGCTCGTAAATGCGCTTTGGATGCGAATACCGGTTCAAATGAGGATCAAGTGGATATAAATTGTGTAGATTCGTTGGGCCGAGGAGTGATCACGTTggctattgaaaatgaaaacctcgAGATGGTCGAATTACTCATCGTAATGGGCGTTGAGCCGAAAGATGCTCTATTGCATGCCATAAACGCTGAATTTGTCGAAGCAGTCGAACTACTATTGGAATATGAAGAGCTCATCTATGTCGAAggtcaaaaatatgtaagttgTGGCCTCACATTTGcgtcaaagttcaattttttttcctttaaattaCTCTCACCTGTGTATTTTGGTGTGTGCCTTGTCCAGAGTTGGGAAAAAGTCGATTGGAGTACAGCTGTTTTCACTCCTGATATAACCCCTTTGATTTTGGCTgcgtgtaaaaataattttgaaattttgaaacttttattgGAAAGAGGAGCAACAATACCTAAGCCACATCATATCGGGTAAGAATGCTCAAAGTTCAGTATAAAGATTCAGATGTATTACGTATTAAACTTCCATCTACTGATAATTAATCTACTGTTGAATCAGTTGCGAGTGTTCCATTTGCTCTCAGGAATCACGAAACGATTCGCTGAGACATTCCATGTCTAGAGTAAACGAATATCGTGCATTGGCCAGTCCGTCTTTGATTTCGCTTACCAGTGACGATCCTATACTGACATCTTTCAAGTTGTCTTGGGAGCTACGCAAACTGGCCAAGGAAGAGACCGAATGCCATAAAGAATACACAgtgagttgaattttaaaaaaatactcgtacgagggTTGATCAAAATGTTATTAGACTTAACCTATATTTCATGTTTAGAATAATCGTAGCGAGTTCGTAAacataccattggaaagagcAAACCTTCCTCTACAAAATAAGCGTATACGGAGTTTTCTAGATGAAGTAGTTTCGAAAGTAGAGTGGTTTAAAGAGAGGTACCTCAGGTGACTTCGGCgcatttttgatttgataaaaaaaatgtacaaaaaatgctcaaaaattttatttgacgaTTCTACGGCTTACTTTGGAGTTAAATTAGTGTCCCCTTCAAAATATTGACCATTCTGAGCGATACATTTCACCCAACGGGTTGTCCACTCTGTAAAACACTTCGAGAACTCTTCCTTCGGTAAGATGTTCAAAAACATCGAAACCATCAAAGCCAACGTCATTGAATCGCTGCGCAAGATACTGAAGGAGGAGTTCTCGAAGTGTTTTACAAAGTGGACAACCCGCTGGATGAAATGTATCGCTCAGAATGGTGGATATTTTGAAGGGGTCACTAATTTTAACTCCAATGTGAGCCGTAAAAtcgtcaaataaaatttttgagcgttttttgtacattttttttatcaaatcaaaaatgcGCCGAAGTCACCTGAGGTACCTCTCTTTAAACCACTCTACTTTCGAAACTACTTCATCTAGAAAACCCCATATACGCTTATTTTGTAGAGGAAGGTTTgctctttccaatggtatgtTTACGAACTCGCTACGATTATTCTAAACATGAAATATAGGTGAAGTCTAATAACATTTTGATCAACCCTCGTATGTACCTAATGTATAGTCTTTATAAATTGCTAACAAAAATTTCGCTCAATGATATCTAGGAATTGAGAAAACAGTGTCAACAATTCGCTGTCGATTTGTTGGATCAAACTCGAAGTTCGGAAGAATTGGTCATCATTTTGAATCATTACAATAAGGATGACGACGCTTATGACAACGAAGACTATAAAGAGACTTGTGTGGGCAAATGCAAATGCACACCATCGCCTACTATGTCATCTGAAGATATAGTCAAATTACCATTAATACAATTAGCCATCAAGTACAGACAGAAAAAGGTTGGTCTACGTCGACAGTCCACCACAAAAGAGAGGAAGGGAGTTAAGGGATTGGCAACAGtaccaatttatttttagatacctatccacaaaatatgtatgtataaggGTATATTTTGCTCTATATTATTTACAGTTCATAGCTCATCCCCACGTGCAACAGTTACTGTCGAAAATCTGGTACGACGGACTTCCAGGCTTCAGAAGCAAATCCTTGGTACAGAAATGTTACAACATCATCGTGGTGGCTATTCTGTTCCCTGTTTACTGCATATCTTACATGCTGTTCCCAGAATCCGAATTTGGTCGAACTATACAATTACCCATCATGAAATTTCTTGTACACGTCACATCGTACCTTTTCTTCTTAGGTAAGTTTCATCGATGCTTCCGGACATTTAAGGTCaattttgacatcaacaaatacttgaaaatttatctatTGGCAGGATTGTTGATTCTGGTCTCTCAACGTGCCGAAGTGCTGGTTATTCAGATAATTGGTACCGACAGAATGAAACAAAATCTAGTCAAGTCGATGCAAAAACAACGTGGAAATCTGCCTACTTACTTGGAATGGAATGTACTGATTTACGTTTTAGGTATGTAcgtaaattcttaaaaaatgctcaaaatacatcggaatatttcaatttttcgcaaaatgttCACCCATTTTTAAtgcgaattaatttcaaaatatttaataaaaaggtgtctcatttttcaaattttgaaaaaaaaaagaaaactaaaactcataatttctatattttttaaaaaagttgaaaattcaaacgaattttatcaaaaaaaaaaaaaaaaacaaaaaaaaacaaacaatgatgcacgtttaattttaaaatattttaaaatcgcaaaattttgaatataggtgcttgatttaaaaaaaaataaaaactaggtACTTGGATCAATTTTacggtaaaaaaatttcaaaactgctcaaaagaagatttcatataaatttttaatttcctactggaattttaacccattttgtaaaattgcataAGTAACACCCCTTTTAAAAAACgcgataattttcatcaattttgagctctaaatgtttcaaaactgctcaaaaaaagttctgattggaatttttgatcttttgctgaaatttcaatccattttgaaaaaatcctggaTAGGTATATCATTATAAGATAAGTATCTCATTTTggcctcaaaattcttcaaaactgctccaaaaagtttggatgaaaatttttgattttctgatgaaattttaatcgattcTGATGGATATCATGACACCGTTTTTTCTACAGCCAGAAAATCTTGACCAGaattggattgaaaaatttcaaaaaaaagctataaaaatgttctgaagaaaattttggattttcttgcGAAATTCCCAtctattttgataagttgcatgATACTTTTTTAGGAAGTCCCAAAagtcatgacccaattttggagctcaaaattcttcaaaaatgctcaaaatattttaatttttcacaacattttaacacattttttatGCTTATGTTTATGTAAATAAAGTTGAGcattcaaacaaatttcaacagaaaaaatcaaCGCATACTAAAATTTctaatgaattcaaaattccaaaattttgtgtaggtattttaaaaaaaagtaagaacttTAATTTTTCGAGAACTTGGAAATATTGtatcaaaacaataaaaatagaaatttcaactttcaaagtgtACCCTATTTCACCACATtctcaaaaaaacagaaaaaacgaacacatgagaataaaaattaatttaaaaaatactttcaattgGAGCCCCCCTTCACCCCCCCAAAATCTATCCACcgcaaaagtttcaaaattccattttgaaaattattaaaaaacatttctttttgaatacttacttgaaaaaattatctccttGGAAATTCCGTCAGGTTAaataaaacttgatgaaaagtaattttgaaaaaatctcatattttcaatcaaattgaattgaaacgatttttttcgaaatctaaaaaaaaacacttttatcTATTTAGGTTCTTagaagtttggaaaaaaaaacaaaaaaaaaaaacagaaaactcaACGCaacctaaaatttgaaaataagctAAGTTTAAATAAAATGTAGGCCTATTTGTTTTCGAGTTCTTCAAACGCATTCcttcctcaaatttcaaaaaaaaaaaaaactctcgagttgaaaacaataaaaacgaaCATTTCAgagctaaattttgaaaaaaatgatcactaaaatttcaataaaaaaacaaaaaaaaactaaatgcgaaatatttttgaaaaaagttataggtaaataatttaaccaaattccaaattcaaaaaaattgatgctgtgtaattttgaaaaattccaaattaacaACAAACAAaacctgtttaaaaaaaagtccccatcgaattttgaaaaaaattatacttttttaggataatttttaaaaaatgtccttatAGGAACTTGctttcaaaacaataaaaacgaaaatttttaggaaaacttctaatgattttgtttaaaaaagagGTATagaaatatttaatatttttacagatttgaaaaaaattcaaaatttcactctaAATCGAccaaactgatgaaattttagcaaaaaattgcatagatAATGCAGACTCGTCTACAGTTATACAAgttttgaatttgtaatttatGTGTTTTCAAGGATACATTAAACAGCAAATATTGGAGATGAGAAAAATTGGCGTCGAAAATTACGTACGTGGCAGTCTGTGGAACGTACTGGAAGTGATAAAAAATGTAATCTACATGTTAGTAGTGGGACTTCGAATTTACGCATACGTCAGCGAGCAGATGGAAATACAACGAGATGCCAGCACCGCTTTCATACCTCGTGAGAAATGGGACACCTTTGACCCTGAATTAGTAGCCGAGGCACTTTTCGCTACCGCCAATattttaaggtacctacctacctacctacctaagtacctgcctacctacttacctaaatattaattttgtaaGGATTGAAAATCTACATTCAggagtgttgaaaatttttgtatttatttgcAGTGCGCTGAAACTGGTTCATATATTTTCGGTCAATCCACACCTCGGACCTTTACAAATTTCTCTAGGCAGAATGtttatcgatattttgaaatttttttccatctacgCTCTGGTGTTATTTTCATTTGCCTGTGGTAAGTGTACATATATCTAGTCTATGCATTCCCATGTACAATAACTACTTGTATAAGTTCAGAGGTAAGCCGCAAGTGTTTGGGGTTTAAAAATGGAACATTTATACAGGTCTAAACCAACTTCTGTGGTATTACGCATCACTGGAAcgtaaaaaatgtttcacaTTGCCCAACGATACTCCAGACTGGGAACATGCCGCCGAATCATGCACGAAATGGAGAAGTTTTGGAAAGTAAGCGTCCATTTTGTTATCACGTTCTTGCTCTTGAAAGGAAGGTATCTCAACTCGCACatacatttttgaattggatagagctaaattgaaagagcatacaaaaatatatcatttgccaaaatttcaagtgtaaaagtgcattttttgataatttgttgaatttttaaaaacaaaagcctaaaaatgagaaaaaaatcaaaatctcaccaaatGGACCTAAGAAGCtgaaaaaatgggattttcaaaaattcactgaagaCTCCAAAATACCTTGAAATTACCTCTAGTCGATTCAGCATGATGAAATTAaggtgcagagtaaatttcagctttccatcttcatttaatgaaattttgtagaaatttcaatttttaaagatcgGTCGAAAGaaccaaaactgctcaaaacgattcgagACTGTTTTCAATCAATCTGATGGGTCGAAATTGGCGTATAGTatctggaaatttatttttctgtattaaTTTGATGttatgtatttgatttttttctcatttttagccctttgatttttgaaaattacaccaaaaatcaataaaatacacttgaaattttggcttctGATATATTTTTACATGCTCTCTCCATCCAGCTtggtccagttcaaaaaaactgaaccGAAAGTACGTAGATTGTAGTCATATGCTTGTGTACTTGCAGCTTATTCGAAAGTTTACAAACGTTATTCTGGACTGGATTCGGCGAAGTAGGAGTAGATAGTTTCGATTTGGCTGGAATAAATCCGTACACCAGATTTTGGGCTCTACTCACCTTCGCAGCGTATTCGGTTTTAAACGTTACCGTGTTGTTGAACTTGCTCATCGCCATGATGTCCAATTCGTACTCGATAATAGCAGTAAGTGCTACAAACTCTGAAAAGCTTAAAAACGATGATCTGATGAGTTATATGTATGGTTCGTTTTGTTCAAGGATCAAGCCGATGTCGAGTGGAAATTCGCCAGAACCAAATTATGGataaattttttcgatgaaaaatccACCTTACCGTCACCATACAATGTTTTACCTACTAAGAAAACGTTTCGATACGTTTGGTCACTTTTTCGACGATTCGCAAGACTATTGTGGAGGTTGCTGCAACGACTTCGACGATTACGACGATCCGATTCAACGCAATTGCAGAAACAGCAGCAACAACATCACCATCAGTCGTCAGTTTCGGTAAGCGACTTGTTTTTTACACTTTGAAGGCCCTTGGTTTCGACTCCTTTGACCCAGTGGTCTGAAATTTGTCATGAgataccccctcccctccccagaaaaaaattggtaaaactgcttttttcaaattttaaatacataaataggtcaattttttccattaattcATAGGAAAAACGACACGGACACCGGCGTCGCCGTCAACGAGTGCACTCAAATTCGTACCGAGGCCAACCAAATGGCAGCTTTTCTCGTGTAATGCGAGCTCTGGTATGGCGCTATATGTCTGCCAAGCATAGGGAATGCGAAACTAATTTGGTAACC is from Planococcus citri chromosome 1, ihPlaCitr1.1, whole genome shotgun sequence and encodes:
- the LOC135849372 gene encoding transient-receptor-potential-like protein, with product MDLQAKRKKLLRKSTKENQIHLQIDSSTNNDGNGGNRHSDGDLTGYAHNDAFNTNSNATIATNFPKKLSLEEKKYLLAVRNGNLAYVKRVIEDARKCALDANTGSNEDQVDINCVDSLGRGVITLAIENENLEMVELLIVMGVEPKDALLHAINAEFVEAVELLLEYEELIYVEGQKYSWEKVDWSTAVFTPDITPLILAACKNNFEILKLLLERGATIPKPHHIGCECSICSQESRNDSLRHSMSRVNEYRALASPSLISLTSDDPILTSFKLSWELRKLAKEETECHKEYTELRKQCQQFAVDLLDQTRSSEELVIILNHYNKDDDAYDNEDYKETCVGKCKCTPSPTMSSEDIVKLPLIQLAIKYRQKKFIAHPHVQQLLSKIWYDGLPGFRSKSLVQKCYNIIVVAILFPVYCISYMLFPESEFGRTIQLPIMKFLVHVTSYLFFLGLLILVSQRAEVLVIQIIGTDRMKQNLVKSMQKQRGNLPTYLEWNVLIYVLGYIKQQILEMRKIGVENYVRGSLWNVLEVIKNVIYMLVVGLRIYAYVSEQMEIQRDASTAFIPREKWDTFDPELVAEALFATANILSALKLVHIFSVNPHLGPLQISLGRMFIDILKFFSIYALVLFSFACGLNQLLWYYASLERKKCFTLPNDTPDWEHAAESCTKWRSFGNLFESLQTLFWTGFGEVGVDSFDLAGINPYTRFWALLTFAAYSVLNVTVLLNLLIAMMSNSYSIIADQADVEWKFARTKLWINFFDEKSTLPSPYNVLPTKKTFRYVWSLFRRFARLLWRLLQRLRRLRRSDSTQLQKQQQQHHHQSSVSEKRHGHRRRRQRVHSNSYRGQPNGSFSRVMRALVWRYMSAKHRECETNLVTEDHLQEIKSDISGLKFHLLDALEKCSTTNMTTTATATATAAAVADEREKQRIRPTTLSLSTPATTTVPSNKKQRSWQRQLMNDFHVGLITRRYRESNENTPSPTTTPQKHLLKFHSLNSEQVLSLSLKKTQSASLHGYFQNLSVADGSAIDGVKNDQTAAASADEATKQHSQIGKCRSEESLKKQMQLQKAIDEAAISTGTIKATLSQSSILPTGSTADTEREEPKSLTRDLVKTVRFES